TTTCGCCACGCACGCCGGGATCCCCGCCGTCGCGTCCGCGGCGAGCTGCCGGTAGGTGCTGGGCGGCATGCCGACCAGCTCGGTGAAGCGCGTGCTGAACGTCCCCAGTGAGGAGTAGCCGACGGCGAAGCAGACGTCCGTGACGCTCTGGTCGCCCCGCCGCAGCAGGGCCATCGCGCGCTCGATCCGCCGCGTCATGAGATAGCCGTACGGCGACTCGCCGTAGGCCTGCCGGAACTCCCGGCTGAGATGCCCGGCCGACATGTGCGCGCCGCGGGCGAGCGCCTCGACGTCCAGCGGCTGCGCGTACTCCCGGTCGATCCGGTCGCGGACGCGGCGCAGCCGCGCGAGATCGCGCAGGTACGGCGCCGGGTCGGTTCTGCTGCTCACCCGAAAAGCGTGCCACACGCCACCGACGGCCGGGGGCGTTCGCCCTTCCGGCCGTCGGTGGCCTCGCCCGTGGCGGCGGACCGCGGGCGGCCGGTCAGCCGCCGACGTACGCCGCCAGGTGCTCGCCGGTGAGGGTGGCGCGGGCGGCCACCAGGTCGCCCGGCGTGCCCTCGAAGACGACCCGCCCGCCCTCGTGGCCCGCGCCGGGCCCGAGATCGATGATCCAGTCGGCGTGCGCCATGACCGCCTGGTGGTGCTCGACCACGATGACCGACTTGCCGGAGTCCACGAGCCGGTCCAGCAGCCCGAGCAGCTGCTCGACGTCGGCGAGGTGGAGGCCGTTGGTCGGCTCGTCGAGGACGTAGATGCCGCCCTTGTCCGCCATGTGCGTGGCCAGCTTGAGCCGCTGCCGCTCGCCACCGGAGAGCGTGGTGAGCGGCTGGCCGAGGCTGAGGTAGCCGAGCCCGACGTCGGCGAGCCGGGTGAGGACGGCGTGCGCCGCCGGGGTACGGGCCTCGCCCGCGCCGAAGAACTCCTCGGCCTCCGCGACCGGCATCGCCAGCACCTCGCTGATGTCCCGGCCGCCGAGGCGGTACTCCAGCACCGACGCCTGGAAGCGCTTCCCCTCGCACTCCTCGCAGGTGGTGGCAACACCGGCCATCATCGCCAGGTCGGTGTAGACGACGCCGGCGCCGTTGCAGGTGGGGCAGGCGCCCTCCGAGTTGGCACTGAACAGCGCCGGCTTCACGCCGTTGGCCTTCGCGAACGCCTTGCGGATCGGGTCCAGCAGCCCGGTGTACGTCGCGGGGTTGCTCCGCCGCGAGCCGCGGATCGGGCTCTGGTCGACCGAGACCACGCCCTGCTCGGCTCCCAGCGGGCCCTTGACCACCGACCCGTGCACCAGCGAGCTCTTGCCCGAGCCGGCGACACCGGTCACGACGGCCAGCACTCCGAGCGGGATGTCGACGTCGACGTCGCGCAGATTGTTCGCCGCCGCGCCGCGGACCTCCAGCGCGCCGGTGGGCCGGCGCACCGCCGCCTTGAGCGAGGCCCGGTCGTCGAAGTGCCGGCCGGTGGTGGTGCCGCCCTTGCGCAGCCCCTCGACGGTGCCCTCGAAGCAGACCGTACCGCCCCCCGTACCGGCGCCGGGGCCGAGGTCGACGACGTGGTCGGCGATCGCGATCGTCTCCGGCTTGTGCTCCACGACGAGCACCGTGTTGCCCTTGTCCCGCAGCCGCAGCAGGAGTTCGTTCATCCGCTGGATGTCGTGCGGGTGCAGGCCCGCGGTGGGCTCGTCGAAGACGTAGGTGGTGTCGGTGAGCGACGAGCCGAGGTGGCGGATCATCTTGACGCGCTGCGCCTCGCCGCCCGACAGGGTGCCCGCGGGCCGGTCGAGCGCGAGATAGCCGAGGCCGATCTCCACGAACGAGTCGAGGGTCTGCTGCAGCGCGGTGACCAGCGGCGCCACCGAGGGCTCGGCCAGGCCGCGGACCCAGTCGGCCAGGTCGCTGATCTGCATCCCGCAGGCGTCGGCGATGCTGATCTTCCCGATCCTCGACGACCGGGCGCCCTCGCTGAGCCGGGTGCCGTCGCACTCGGGGCAGGTGGTGAAGGTGACCGCGCGGTCCACGAACTCCCGGATGTGCGGCTGCATCCCCTCCCGGTCCTTGGACAGCATCGACTTCTGGATCCGCGGGATCAGACCCTCGTAGGTCATGTTGATGCCCGCGATCTTCATCCGGACCGGCTCGTGGTGCAGGAAGGCGTGCAGCTCCTTCTTGGTGTACGCGCGGATCGGCTTGTCCGCGGGGACCAGGCCCGACTCGGCGTACAGCCGGTGGTTCCAGCCGCCGCCCCTGTAGCCGGGCACGCTGATCGCCCCCTCGGCGAGCGACTTGGAGTCGTCGTAGAGCTGGGTGAGGTCGATGTCGGAGACGGTGCCCCGGCCCTCGCAGCGCGGACACATGCCGCCGGTGCGGTTGAACGTCGCCTTCACCGTGGTGCTGTTGCCGCGCTCGACCGTGATGGCCCCGCTCGCCCGGACGGAGGGGACGTTGAAGGCGTACGCGCTGGGCGGACCGATGTGCGGCTGCCCGAGCCGGCTGAACAGGATGCGCAGCATCGCGTTGGCATCGGTGGCGGTGCCGACGGTGGAGCGCGGATCGGCACCCATCCGCTGCTGGTCCACGGTGATCACGGTGGTCAGGCCGTCCAGCACGTCGACCTCGGGCCGGGCCAGCGTCGGCATGAACCCCTGCACGAAGGCGCTGTAGGTCTCGTTGATCAGCCGCTGCGACTCGGCGGCGATCGTGTTGAACACCAGCGAGCTCTTGCCCGAGCCGGAGACGCCGGTGAACACCGTCAGCCGCCGCTTCGGGATCTCGATGCTGACGTCCTTGAGGTTGTTCTCGCGCGCCCCGTGCACCCGGATCATGTCGTGGCTGTCGGCGACGTGCGGCTCGGGCGCGTGCGTCCTGGTCCTCGTGGCCATGCTCTTCGGTGTCTCCCTCTGTCGGGCGGGGGCCGCCCTCGCCGCCCCCGCCGGTGCCGCCCTCGCCGGTGCCGCCCGGCCGCCGCCCACCGGCGCCGGGGACGGCCCGGTGCCGGTGAGGCCCATGGCCGCCACGCTATCGGCGCCGCGGGGCCCGTGCTTCTCGATTCCTGACCGGACGGTCGGCCGTGCCGCGTGCGGAGGGTGTCGGACCGGCCCTACCCGGCGGTGTCCTGCGCGGCGGCCGCGAGCGCCCGGCGGACTTCGTCGGCCGGGTCGTCCTCGTGGTAGACCCGCTCGCTGAGCTCGATGCCGTCCAGGAACTCCTGGTACCGCACCGCGTACGCCAGGTGCATCAGCGGCCGCGCGAGGTCGAGCGCGCGCAGCGGGTCCGACCCCGGCACCGCCGCCGACCAGGCGCCGGCCCACACCGCGCGCACGTCCGCCCAGCGCTCGGGGCGGAGGAAGGCCCGCGGTCGCAGGCCGTCGAAGGCCGGATGGCCGTGGTGGGCGTCGGAGAAGTCCACCACCACCGTGCGCTCGCCGTCCGCGCGCCAGTTGCCCGGGTGGAAGTCGCCGTGCACCAGGGTCTCCGGGAGCCCGCAGGCCTCCAGTGCGGCGATCCGGTCGGGCAGCCGGTCGAGGAGGCGCTGCGCGGCGGTGCGCTCGTCCGCGGTCAGCGCGTCGATCCGCGGCAGCAGCAGCGCGACCTGCTCGGCGAGCCGGTGCGGCGAGCCGTCGCGCAGGCCGTGGTCGGTCACGCCGGCCAGCCGGGCCTGGGCCGCTACCGTCCGGGCCACCGCGCCCAGCATCGCGTCGTCCGGCAGCCCCCAGCAGTCCACGCCGGGGACGTGGTCGAGCAGCAGCTGGCCCGGTGCCGAACCGAGCACGGTCGGGACGAGCCCGCCGTCCACCGAGGCGATCAGGGCGATCGGCCCGGCCTCGTCCGCCCCGAACGGCGGCGTGGTCTTCAGCCAGACCGGCCCGTCCGCGGTGGGGATGCGCACCAGCCCGGAGAGGTTCCAGGTGCGCAGCTGCTCGACCGGGCCGGTGGCCGGGCGCCCGGCCACCCGCAGCGTGGCGCCGGCCCAGTCCAGGGCGGCCCGCAGCCCGTCGGCCCGCGCCCAGGCGGCGCGCAGCGGGTCCTCGGTGAGCTGGACGGTGCCGTCCGCGAGGGGGAGTTCAGGGCGTTGTACTGCCTCGGCGTGGTAGACGACGTGCCCGCCCGAGCAGCCCTCGCCGCCGGACGCCCCGACCAGCCGCAGCACCAGCACGGGCACCTCGAGCCGCTGCTCCAGCTCCCGGGCGACCGGTGCCACGTCCTGCCAGCGGGCGGTCGGCACCGGGAACGGCCCGACC
The Kitasatospora paranensis genome window above contains:
- a CDS encoding helix-turn-helix transcriptional regulator — encoded protein: MSSRTDPAPYLRDLARLRRVRDRIDREYAQPLDVEALARGAHMSAGHLSREFRQAYGESPYGYLMTRRIERAMALLRRGDQSVTDVCFAVGYSSLGTFSTRFTELVGMPPSTYRQLAADATAGIPACVAKQVTRPVRNREAPPAAPN
- a CDS encoding excinuclease ABC subunit UvrA → MATRTRTHAPEPHVADSHDMIRVHGARENNLKDVSIEIPKRRLTVFTGVSGSGKSSLVFNTIAAESQRLINETYSAFVQGFMPTLARPEVDVLDGLTTVITVDQQRMGADPRSTVGTATDANAMLRILFSRLGQPHIGPPSAYAFNVPSVRASGAITVERGNSTTVKATFNRTGGMCPRCEGRGTVSDIDLTQLYDDSKSLAEGAISVPGYRGGGWNHRLYAESGLVPADKPIRAYTKKELHAFLHHEPVRMKIAGINMTYEGLIPRIQKSMLSKDREGMQPHIREFVDRAVTFTTCPECDGTRLSEGARSSRIGKISIADACGMQISDLADWVRGLAEPSVAPLVTALQQTLDSFVEIGLGYLALDRPAGTLSGGEAQRVKMIRHLGSSLTDTTYVFDEPTAGLHPHDIQRMNELLLRLRDKGNTVLVVEHKPETIAIADHVVDLGPGAGTGGGTVCFEGTVEGLRKGGTTTGRHFDDRASLKAAVRRPTGALEVRGAAANNLRDVDVDIPLGVLAVVTGVAGSGKSSLVHGSVVKGPLGAEQGVVSVDQSPIRGSRRSNPATYTGLLDPIRKAFAKANGVKPALFSANSEGACPTCNGAGVVYTDLAMMAGVATTCEECEGKRFQASVLEYRLGGRDISEVLAMPVAEAEEFFGAGEARTPAAHAVLTRLADVGLGYLSLGQPLTTLSGGERQRLKLATHMADKGGIYVLDEPTNGLHLADVEQLLGLLDRLVDSGKSVIVVEHHQAVMAHADWIIDLGPGAGHEGGRVVFEGTPGDLVAARATLTGEHLAAYVGG
- a CDS encoding aminoglycoside phosphotransferase family protein, whose amino-acid sequence is MDDSAARTVTAVVTLDGERLGQVGPFPVPTARWQDVAPVARELEQRLEVPVLVLRLVGASGGEGCSGGHVVYHAEAVQRPELPLADGTVQLTEDPLRAAWARADGLRAALDWAGATLRVAGRPATGPVEQLRTWNLSGLVRIPTADGPVWLKTTPPFGADEAGPIALIASVDGGLVPTVLGSAPGQLLLDHVPGVDCWGLPDDAMLGAVARTVAAQARLAGVTDHGLRDGSPHRLAEQVALLLPRIDALTADERTAAQRLLDRLPDRIAALEACGLPETLVHGDFHPGNWRADGERTVVVDFSDAHHGHPAFDGLRPRAFLRPERWADVRAVWAGAWSAAVPGSDPLRALDLARPLMHLAYAVRYQEFLDGIELSERVYHEDDPADEVRRALAAAAQDTAG